ATATGGAAGTGATTCGGATAGGGAACAATGCCACCACTCTTTATTTTCCTGTTCATAGGAATGTGTATTGAAGAAAGGAGCACTCCATTAGATTTAATAACACAATTTGCAAGTACACATACACACCATCTATTTAATAAATTGTATTCTATGCACAAAGTAGATGTCTGATTATGTGTTTGTGTGACATTGAGATTCTCATTATGATGATCAGTTGAGATGATGTGTGGAAAATAATAACCAACgagtttttaaatttcaaatttctttgTAACACTTTGAATTTATCTTggttaacaaatatataatagatattaaaagaatattattatgatttttttcttatcttttcgtTGAATGGAAACAAAAAAGTGGACATGATTCTTAAGAATGAGCCATTCATATGATAATTACACCATACACTACTACAGATTTCAATTGCGATTTGCGACAACCCTTGCAGTGATATGTCGGGAGGCGGGAGGCACATGTGTTTCTTCCTAGAGTAAGTTTATCACCGCACGTGTTCAGGTTGCTTTAGGCGGATGCACTGTTGAGGAAGGACCAGTGCCAACAACGGAGCATACAGTCCAGAAGGCACGCAATGATTAATTTCTCAAGTTTGTGGCTTTATGATACTGCTATTTGCAAATAATCAGCCACTTTTCCCCTTACATATTCACATCCCGATCTCCAAAATGTTGCTAATAGCTAAATAATTAAGATCCTCATTACATAAACAAAGACAGACTGGACCAAAGAAATCGTTTTTTCGTTCACTGAATATAAATAGTAAACCAACTCTCAATACAAATTGGGAACCAAGACGTTTCCGTAAACATTCTCTGCTCAACAAACACGAAATTTATTACACATTTGTAAAcactcttttccttttttttttcagaaacttCTATCTATTTTCAGCACTTTAAATAcaattttccttaaataagcttataaatatataaaacatttgatTTCAAAAAACTCTCTTTAGCAACTAATTATACAtgtcttttgtttattaaatatttaaatggatatttttaataaattaaaacagcctttttattaaaaatctaaatgaatagtatatttaataaatttatattcctAATATTTCAAATAAGAATTTActttttaagtaaatataaattcaGTCACAAACGTCATCATCGTCTACATCTATATGTAtgctaaattatttaaatttaaatatgtgtataaaaataaaaatataaatataaatatataataaagaaagaaataattgtattcaataacaaaacacaataaatataataaaatatgtaataagATATTGTAAGGATTATACATTATAAGTTGGCCAGTAAGATTTATCCAAATAACACGATTGGctttgttttcatatatgatAATACATATAAGATTCTACAAAGATGTATATGTATATcctttctaaaaaaaaacatgtaaatatataaagagtaagatagtttcatattatttatttatctatcttaaaatatttttagtcaaaatgaataagttatttattttacatcGTGAAAtcattagtttttaaaaatgtataacaaaaagaaaaaacagttttatatttaaaattttataataattagacAAGTATAATTTCCAAAATGAAAGTTAAAATTGTTGTAAAAATTATGAACTTTAGTActattttaagttaaaaataaattagacatttaaaaataaatttacccTAGTAGAAAATAAAGTAGGGTTGGAGATGTTTCAGAGCGACAAGATCGGATTAATAGCATGATTCACGAACAAAAGAGAATGGTGGAGAAGTCTGCTTTACTATGTTCACGAATCATTAACAAACCTCAGCTAGATGATggtaaaaataacaaaaagacGCAAAGTCTCATGAAGTGAAGATAAAATGTCATAGATAGATAATTGGCTCAAGAGAAACAagtttttcattgaaaattacTGTCTACTTTCTTCATAACTTCTGCGCAAAAccgaaaacaaacaaaatcatcCAAAATAACAAACAGAGAAACGTCTACGACCCTCTTTTAACATTGAGCTCAATCAAATTCCTCATCTCACCAAAAGGAGAAGCAAAAGTATAGCCTTCTCATGAAGTTGTTGCCTTCTCAGTAAAAGAACCCAAGAACTTTTCCACCAACATTCTTCCTCCTGGCCTCTTCGTGGTCCATGATACCAGCGGAGGTTGTAAGAACAATGTAACCAAACTGCACAATTCCAACAAAAACGATGCCAGATACATCAACACAGAGCATAACTAAGCTAAGATAAGTCAACAGAAACTGAATTcaccattatatatatatatatatatatatatatatatatatatatatatatatatatatatatatatgatatatagaaCATGGATTATCCCTAGATGCTCTAATTTAGTCATATGACCCAAATTCAAAAGACAAGGAACATAGAGCGCAAGAGTAAAGACAGACCTGTCTGGAAGGAAGAAGACGAGCGGTCCAGCCTTCGATCTCCTTAACTCCGACATCGAAACGGGGACTGATGACACCACATTTGTTCAGTCTTCCATTGAGCTCAACGACAATCTTGCCAGACCTGTGGTCATCAACGTACTCGAACTCACCAATGTAACCTGCAATTTTTCAAGAAACTTTAACAGCTGAGCCAGACAAAAACCAAAGGAAAATGAATGTATAAATTAGATAACGAATTTCACACTATATACCGTGTTTCTGCATCACAATGAGAAACTTGATGATGACCTTAGACGAAGGCCTGATCATCACCTGCCTCTTGCCTCTCTTTTCCGCATTGAACATACTCTTGAGAGCGTCATTAAGCACACTGATTCTCACCATCTTTCAAAGCTCAAACACTGGAATCaaatcaaaaacaataaatacagagcttaataaaacatttaattgATAAACACAAAAAGATAACTAATACACAATTCATTTTCGCCTCACAACCAAACACAATCACTTCGCACATAACAAAGACATTTCAATACATCTAAGTGTATGTGTGATCCAATACTATCAGTATCCTAATTATCAATCGAGCTCAAAATTTCCAAATTAAGAGAATTTTAGAAGATAATTCACAGATCGGAGAATTGGTCTAACCTTGAAATCGAAGTGGCAGCCGCACAAAACTCTCCTGCTAGAGACGAAGAAACAAAGTTGAACTAAATGCAACAAGTGAACTagggtttttggttttattgGTGCACCTTTGAGACCTTTTGAGAGGGGTTAATTTAATGGGCCTACCACAATTGGATATTATTGGGCCTTTCGGAAAACCTCGTTCTTGACCAATCCAATTCTCTTCACTCACTCACTCTGAACCAAGATTGGTGGAGTATGTAAATAAACTTCGttgtataaaatgtattatTCATTCTTGGCTTTGATATGAAATTGAATTGATCTTGAATCAGGAGTATAACCAAGGCCCTGTTCTTCAAAAAATGGTCGAAGCTTCACATTTGTCTGTTGTCAGGTTGTAAATGGTTGATTAAGATTTGTAGAAgctgagaaggaagaagaagcacCAACAACGAATATGAGCACAGTAACAAATCTTAGAAGAGGACACACACAGTCGTTACATAGACGACTTAAGACTCTCCACCAAAAAGATTATTGAGTTCTACACTGTTACAATTCGAAAGAGCGAATGCAGTTTCCCTGAGTTATGTGCTACACCAACATATCTAAAGGTTCAGTTGAGTTGAGAAATCGAGAATCAGTTCTTATTCTGATCTAAACCTCCTTTAGGACGAGCATATTCAACTCTAATCTGTCTGCCTTCGAGTAACTGAACAAAAGGCAGAACAAAGGCAAGTCAGCACACATCTATATTTACTAAAAAGGAATTCTGTTTGACTCAGTTTAGTGTAACAAACCTGATTGTTCATGGAAGCTAAGGCACTTGCAACTGCTTCTTCTGAATCAAATAGCACAAATCCATAGCCTTTTGACTTGCCGCTCATGTGATCGCATATTACTCTCACTGTACTTTTCACAttcaaccaaaacaaaacaaaacaaaactcagtaaatgccATTTGTTTATCCATAAGAGTAAATTTTGCAAATAAAACTAACAGATTTATCATACCATTTATAACTTGACCGTATTTTTCAAACTCGTTCTTCAAAACAGGTTCATTCGTGTCGTAGTTAAGCCCTGCAGTGGTGTGTATTTACACattcagtgttttttttttttttttttttgtaacatggCTTACATTTAGTGTTTTTCTCACGCATATAATCGAACACTTAGAGTGCACTTCATATCATGGATTACTAACTAAAACTATTTTCTGTCCTAAGGCCATACGGTTGTCTAAAACAACCAAATGGGTCCATTTACAAACATAACgattaaatacattattaatcaGGAAGCGATTAAATAGAACATCGACAGATATATACCTCCAacgaacaattttgaagaacaAGAACCTCGAGTTGCTATACATCGTAATGGCGATGCTAAATAACAAACACGATGAGATAATTGAGAAAGGAACATTTGATAGTGTTTAGATCAGCTAGGAAGAGAAACAGTGAGGTGATTAAACGAAATAAATTAAGTATTCGCCTCTtgcggtaagtttttttttcttttttgcgtGTGTAACAAAAGTTGCGGTGAGTTTAGTccaaatgatttataaattgttaCTAAAGATAAAATAGGATCTGAAGAGAACTCAAATCCAAATTACATAACTAAAAAAGCTTTCTACATAGTCCCCTCACAAAGTAACCAAACACATAACCAAACAGGTGAATTCAAGTAACGTCGAGATGATTAAGCCTTCTTGGGAGATTTGCCAGGCGACTTGGGTGCAGCATCCTCGGACGACTTAGCAGACTTCTTAGGCAAAAGAACAGAGTTAATGTTTGGCAAGACACCACCGTGAGCGATCGTAACTCCACTGAGAAGTTTCCCCAACTCTTCATCGTTCCTAATCGCCAACAGAAGATGCCTCGGGATGATTCTCGACTTCTTGTTGTCTCTCGCAGCGTTACCAGCAAGCTCCAGAACCTGAATACCAAAGAGTTCATAGATCAGAAAATGATTTTCCCGCTGTAAGCAAATCAGATCTGAGTGAAGAAAACTTACTTCTGCGGCGAGGTACTCGAGAACGGCGGCCATGTAAACCGGAGCTCCACCGCCGAGCCTCTGTGCGTACCGTCCCTTCTTCAGGAAACGAGTGATTCTCCCCACCGGAAACTGGAGACCGGCTTTGATCGATTTCGAGACGGATTTGGTCTTGGGGCCACCCGCTTTCCTTCCTCCGAAAGCCTTCTTCACTTTTCCGGTGGTTTCCATTGCGACAAAATCGATTAGACGTGTTAGattgatgttgttgttgtagagAGTGGTATgagatttgtgatttttagTTGGCGGTCGTGGGTGTGGTTTTATAGTGACAAggacaaaagaaagaaagaaagatgattTGTATTCGTTAGATTTGAGTCTTATCGACGGTACAGAATAAATGAGATAGCGATCCTCGTGACTAACGGATTAGCCAATCAGAAACGTCTCCATGTTTTTTTCTGAAACGGCgccatttttattttgtcttcGTTTCGAAAGTTTTGCGCTTACACTACTACTTCTCTAGAGATTTTGCAATTTGcactaagaaaaaataaaataaaattagcaaCTAAAAActagatatttataaatttcatatgATTATTTAGGATAATTCAATGACACTTCGAAATCTATCATATGCTAAATGAAGAACCTATCCTGCTATCCACCCACTGTATCCACCTCACAAAATAAATTCCCTAGTTTTATCCTATACTAAAAAGAAACTAAGATCAATGCTCAGTCTATCCACCTTAGAAAATaaattcctccaatcaaattcAACTAAATTTATCTTTCATCTTTATAACTGAAGTTATCTCTTTGTTTTCTCGTACAAGCTTCCGTATCTTTGTTTTTTGCTGTCGAAAAGCttcaaaataaatacattttgaATCAGCTCTATTTTAACCCGTTGTATTTTGAGGTGTTTTAAATCTTTGTGCGCcagtaaaaactctatattcGTTAGGTAGGCGAAAGAAAGATAAACTCGCTATTAAAGTTGACATCTGGGGGTGCTGGGACCGCAGACCGCACGGTACGGTATTTCTTATTGGTTTAGGAAAATTTacctttttaaataaatatgtatatctatatgaaaaaaatatcaaatttttttagcATGCTATAAATACGAATCTAaagattataaaattatttaattcacATAATAATAAGACATCCTAAACTAGTATTTGACTCAATACATTTTTGctttttttgctttctttgaATTAATTCGCGTTTGTTTACAACATAATTTTCCTCCTTTAAGGAACTAATTCAATTGTTTGATTAGCCacacaaaaatatatcaaaCGCACAAACATACCTTCAAAGGTCTCGATATAAGCCATATAGTCAAGTTGAAGAAAAAATGTAGATTTTgattatgagaaaaatattttgagatACTTAGTCTGATTTGTAATTTTCCAGATTTAAATCGTTCT
This genomic stretch from Brassica napus cultivar Da-Ae chromosome C9, Da-Ae, whole genome shotgun sequence harbors:
- the LOC106417616 gene encoding 40S ribosomal protein S15a-like, with protein sequence MVRISVLNDALKSMFNAEKRGKRQVMIRPSSKVIIKFLIVMQKHGYIGEFEYVDDHRSGKIVVELNGRLNKCGVISPRFDVGVKEIEGWTARLLPSRQFGYIVLTTSAGIMDHEEARRKNVGGKVLGFFY
- the LOC106416460 gene encoding glycine-rich RNA-binding protein 3, mitochondrial, producing MFLSQLSHRVCYLASPLRCIATRGSCSSKLFVGGLNYDTNEPVLKNEFEKYGQVINVRVICDHMSGKSKGYGFVLFDSEEAVASALASMNNQLLEGRQIRVEYARPKGGLDQNKN
- the LOC106416459 gene encoding probable histone H2A.7 encodes the protein METTGKVKKAFGGRKAGGPKTKSVSKSIKAGLQFPVGRITRFLKKGRYAQRLGGGAPVYMAAVLEYLAAEVLELAGNAARDNKKSRIIPRHLLLAIRNDEELGKLLSGVTIAHGGVLPNINSVLLPKKSAKSSEDAAPKSPGKSPKKA